Proteins encoded by one window of Castor canadensis chromosome 2, mCasCan1.hap1v2, whole genome shotgun sequence:
- the Trpv6 gene encoding transient receptor potential cation channel subfamily V member 6 isoform X2, translating to MQGPLFCRWFHRQDSWAQRRDEQNLLQQKRIWESPLLLAAKENDVQALNKLLKYQGCEVHQRGAMGETALHIAALYDNLEAAMMLMEAAPELVFEPMTSELYEGQTALHIAIMNQNVNLVHALLAHGASVSARATGSAFHLSPRNLIYYGEHPLSFAACVGSEEIVRLLIEHGADIRAQDSLGNTVLHILILQPNKTFACQMYNLLLSYDGGDHLQSLELVPNHQGLTPFKLAGVEGNTVMFQHLMQKRKHIQWTYGPLTSTLYDLTEIDSSGDEQSLLELIITTKKREARQILDQTPVKELVSLKWKRYGRPYFCVLGAIYLLYIICFTMCCVYRPLKSRTTNHTNPRDNTLLQQKLLQEAYVTPKDDIRLVGELVTIIGAIIILLVEIPDIFRLGVTRFFGQTILGGPFHVIIITYAFLVLVTMVMRLTNAEGEVVPMSLALVLGWCNVMYFARGFQMLGPFTIMIQKMIFGDLMRFCWLMAVVILGFASAFYIIFQTEDPDELGHFYNYPMALFSTFELFLTIIDGPANYDVDLPFMYCITYAAFGIIATLLMLNLLIAMMGDTHWRVAHEQDELWRAQVVATTVMLERKLPRCLWPRSGICGREYGLGDRWFLRVEDRQDLNRQRIRRYAQVFQQQEILCSEDLDKDSAGKLELGCSFGPYLSFPTPSVSRSTSRSSTNWERLRQGTLWKDLRGMINRGLEDDEGWEYQV from the exons GATCTGGGAGTCTCCTCTCCTTCTAGCAGCCAAAGAAAATGATGTCCAGGCTCTGAATAAGCTGCTCAAGTATCAGGGCTGTGAGGTACACCAGAGAG GAGCCATGGGGGAGACAGCACTGCACATAGCAGCCCTCTATGACAACCTGGAGGCCGCCATGATGCTGATGGAGGCTGCACCAGAGCTGGTCTTTGAGCCCATGACATCTGAGCTATATGAAG GTCAGACTGCACTGCACATTGCTATCATGAATCAAAATGTGAACCTGGTGCATGCCTTGCTTGCCCATGGGGCCAGTGTCTCTGCCAGAGCTACAGGATCTGCCTTCCACCTTAGCCCCCGCAACCTCATCTACTATG GGGAGCACCCTTTGTCCTTTGCAGCCTGTGTGGGCAGTGAGGAGATTGTGCGGCTGCTCATTGAGCATGGAGCTGACATCCGGGCCCAGGACTCCCTGG GAAACACAGTGCTTCACATCCTCATCCTGCAACCCAACAAAACCTTTGCCTGCCAGATGTACAACCTACTGCTGTCCTATGATGGTGGGGACCATCTGCAGTCCCTGGAGCTTGTGCCCAATCACCAGGGACTCACTCCCTTCAAGCTGGCAGGCGTGGAGGGCAACACTGTG ATGTTCCAACACCTGATGCAGAAGCGGAAGCACATCCAGTGGACGTATGGGCCACTGACCTCTACCCTCTATGATCTCACCGAGATTGACTCGTCGGGTGATGAACAATCCCTGTTGGAACTTATCATCACCACCAAGAAGCGGGAG GCTCGTCAGATCCTGGACCAGACACCGGTGAAGGAGCTGGTGAGCCTCAAGTGGAAGAGGTATGGGCGGCCCTACTTCTGCGTGCTGGGTGCCATCTACCTGCTGTACATCATCTGCTTTACTATGTGCTGTGTCTACCGTCCCCTCAAGTCCAGGACCACTAACCACACCAATCCCCGGGACAACACCCTCCTGCAGCAGAAGCTCCTTCAG GAGGCCTATGTGACTCCCAAGGATGACATCCGGCTGGTGGGGGAGCTGGTGACTATCATTGGGGCTATAATCATCCTGCTGGTAGAG ATTCCAGACATCTTCAGGTTGGGGGTCACTCGCTTTTTTGGACAGACGATCCTTGGGGGCCCATTCCATGTCATCAT TATCACCTATGCCTTCTTGGTGCTGGTGACCATGGTGATGCGGCTCACCAATGCAGAGGGGGAGGTGGTACCCATGTCCTTGGCCCTGGTGCTGGGCTGGTGCAATGTCATGTATTTTGCCCGAGGATTCCAGATGCTGGGCCCCTTCACCATCATGATCCAGAAG ATGATTTTTGGTGATCTGATGCGATTCTGCTGGCTGATGGCTGTGGTAATCCTGGGCTTTGCTTCAG CCTTTTATATCATCTTCCAGACAGAGGACCCTGATGAGCTGGGCCACTTCTACAACTACCCTATGGCTCTGTTCAGCACCTTTGAGCTGTTCCTCACCATCATCGATGGCCCTGCCAACTACGATGTGGATCTGCCCTTCATGTACTGCATCACCTATGCTGCTTTTGGCATCATTGCCACACTGCTCATGCTCAACCTCCTTATTGCCATGATGGGTGACACTCACTGGCGAGTGGCCCACGAACAGGATGAACTCTGGAGGGCCCAG GTAGTGGCCACCACAGTGATGCTGGAGCGGAAGCTGCCTCGCTGTCTGTGGCCTCGCTCTGGAATCTGTGGGCGCGAGTATGGACTGGGGGACCGCTGGTTCCTGCG GGTGGAAGACAGGCAGGATCTCAACCGGCAGCGGATCCGGCGCTATGCACAGGTCTTCCAGCAGCAGGAGATCCTCTGCTCTGAGGACTTGGACAAAGACTCGGCTGGAAAACTGGAGCTGGGCTGCTCTTTTGGGCCCTATTTGTCCTTTCCTACGCCCTCAGTGTCTCGAAGTACCTCCCGCAGCAGCACCAATTGGGAAAGGCTTCGGCAAGGAACCTTATGGAAAGACCTGCGGGGGATGATCAACAGGGGCCTGGAAGATGATGAGGGCTGGGAGTACCAGGTCTGA
- the Trpv6 gene encoding transient receptor potential cation channel subfamily V member 6 isoform X1, with product MGWSLPKEKGLILCLWNKFCRWFHRQDSWAQRRDEQNLLQQKRIWESPLLLAAKENDVQALNKLLKYQGCEVHQRGAMGETALHIAALYDNLEAAMMLMEAAPELVFEPMTSELYEGQTALHIAIMNQNVNLVHALLAHGASVSARATGSAFHLSPRNLIYYGEHPLSFAACVGSEEIVRLLIEHGADIRAQDSLGNTVLHILILQPNKTFACQMYNLLLSYDGGDHLQSLELVPNHQGLTPFKLAGVEGNTVMFQHLMQKRKHIQWTYGPLTSTLYDLTEIDSSGDEQSLLELIITTKKREARQILDQTPVKELVSLKWKRYGRPYFCVLGAIYLLYIICFTMCCVYRPLKSRTTNHTNPRDNTLLQQKLLQEAYVTPKDDIRLVGELVTIIGAIIILLVEIPDIFRLGVTRFFGQTILGGPFHVIIITYAFLVLVTMVMRLTNAEGEVVPMSLALVLGWCNVMYFARGFQMLGPFTIMIQKMIFGDLMRFCWLMAVVILGFASAFYIIFQTEDPDELGHFYNYPMALFSTFELFLTIIDGPANYDVDLPFMYCITYAAFGIIATLLMLNLLIAMMGDTHWRVAHEQDELWRAQVVATTVMLERKLPRCLWPRSGICGREYGLGDRWFLRVEDRQDLNRQRIRRYAQVFQQQEILCSEDLDKDSAGKLELGCSFGPYLSFPTPSVSRSTSRSSTNWERLRQGTLWKDLRGMINRGLEDDEGWEYQV from the exons GATCTGGGAGTCTCCTCTCCTTCTAGCAGCCAAAGAAAATGATGTCCAGGCTCTGAATAAGCTGCTCAAGTATCAGGGCTGTGAGGTACACCAGAGAG GAGCCATGGGGGAGACAGCACTGCACATAGCAGCCCTCTATGACAACCTGGAGGCCGCCATGATGCTGATGGAGGCTGCACCAGAGCTGGTCTTTGAGCCCATGACATCTGAGCTATATGAAG GTCAGACTGCACTGCACATTGCTATCATGAATCAAAATGTGAACCTGGTGCATGCCTTGCTTGCCCATGGGGCCAGTGTCTCTGCCAGAGCTACAGGATCTGCCTTCCACCTTAGCCCCCGCAACCTCATCTACTATG GGGAGCACCCTTTGTCCTTTGCAGCCTGTGTGGGCAGTGAGGAGATTGTGCGGCTGCTCATTGAGCATGGAGCTGACATCCGGGCCCAGGACTCCCTGG GAAACACAGTGCTTCACATCCTCATCCTGCAACCCAACAAAACCTTTGCCTGCCAGATGTACAACCTACTGCTGTCCTATGATGGTGGGGACCATCTGCAGTCCCTGGAGCTTGTGCCCAATCACCAGGGACTCACTCCCTTCAAGCTGGCAGGCGTGGAGGGCAACACTGTG ATGTTCCAACACCTGATGCAGAAGCGGAAGCACATCCAGTGGACGTATGGGCCACTGACCTCTACCCTCTATGATCTCACCGAGATTGACTCGTCGGGTGATGAACAATCCCTGTTGGAACTTATCATCACCACCAAGAAGCGGGAG GCTCGTCAGATCCTGGACCAGACACCGGTGAAGGAGCTGGTGAGCCTCAAGTGGAAGAGGTATGGGCGGCCCTACTTCTGCGTGCTGGGTGCCATCTACCTGCTGTACATCATCTGCTTTACTATGTGCTGTGTCTACCGTCCCCTCAAGTCCAGGACCACTAACCACACCAATCCCCGGGACAACACCCTCCTGCAGCAGAAGCTCCTTCAG GAGGCCTATGTGACTCCCAAGGATGACATCCGGCTGGTGGGGGAGCTGGTGACTATCATTGGGGCTATAATCATCCTGCTGGTAGAG ATTCCAGACATCTTCAGGTTGGGGGTCACTCGCTTTTTTGGACAGACGATCCTTGGGGGCCCATTCCATGTCATCAT TATCACCTATGCCTTCTTGGTGCTGGTGACCATGGTGATGCGGCTCACCAATGCAGAGGGGGAGGTGGTACCCATGTCCTTGGCCCTGGTGCTGGGCTGGTGCAATGTCATGTATTTTGCCCGAGGATTCCAGATGCTGGGCCCCTTCACCATCATGATCCAGAAG ATGATTTTTGGTGATCTGATGCGATTCTGCTGGCTGATGGCTGTGGTAATCCTGGGCTTTGCTTCAG CCTTTTATATCATCTTCCAGACAGAGGACCCTGATGAGCTGGGCCACTTCTACAACTACCCTATGGCTCTGTTCAGCACCTTTGAGCTGTTCCTCACCATCATCGATGGCCCTGCCAACTACGATGTGGATCTGCCCTTCATGTACTGCATCACCTATGCTGCTTTTGGCATCATTGCCACACTGCTCATGCTCAACCTCCTTATTGCCATGATGGGTGACACTCACTGGCGAGTGGCCCACGAACAGGATGAACTCTGGAGGGCCCAG GTAGTGGCCACCACAGTGATGCTGGAGCGGAAGCTGCCTCGCTGTCTGTGGCCTCGCTCTGGAATCTGTGGGCGCGAGTATGGACTGGGGGACCGCTGGTTCCTGCG GGTGGAAGACAGGCAGGATCTCAACCGGCAGCGGATCCGGCGCTATGCACAGGTCTTCCAGCAGCAGGAGATCCTCTGCTCTGAGGACTTGGACAAAGACTCGGCTGGAAAACTGGAGCTGGGCTGCTCTTTTGGGCCCTATTTGTCCTTTCCTACGCCCTCAGTGTCTCGAAGTACCTCCCGCAGCAGCACCAATTGGGAAAGGCTTCGGCAAGGAACCTTATGGAAAGACCTGCGGGGGATGATCAACAGGGGCCTGGAAGATGATGAGGGCTGGGAGTACCAGGTCTGA
- the Trpv6 gene encoding transient receptor potential cation channel subfamily V member 6 isoform X3, protein MGETALHIAALYDNLEAAMMLMEAAPELVFEPMTSELYEGQTALHIAIMNQNVNLVHALLAHGASVSARATGSAFHLSPRNLIYYGEHPLSFAACVGSEEIVRLLIEHGADIRAQDSLGNTVLHILILQPNKTFACQMYNLLLSYDGGDHLQSLELVPNHQGLTPFKLAGVEGNTVMFQHLMQKRKHIQWTYGPLTSTLYDLTEIDSSGDEQSLLELIITTKKREARQILDQTPVKELVSLKWKRYGRPYFCVLGAIYLLYIICFTMCCVYRPLKSRTTNHTNPRDNTLLQQKLLQEAYVTPKDDIRLVGELVTIIGAIIILLVEIPDIFRLGVTRFFGQTILGGPFHVIIITYAFLVLVTMVMRLTNAEGEVVPMSLALVLGWCNVMYFARGFQMLGPFTIMIQKMIFGDLMRFCWLMAVVILGFASAFYIIFQTEDPDELGHFYNYPMALFSTFELFLTIIDGPANYDVDLPFMYCITYAAFGIIATLLMLNLLIAMMGDTHWRVAHEQDELWRAQVVATTVMLERKLPRCLWPRSGICGREYGLGDRWFLRVEDRQDLNRQRIRRYAQVFQQQEILCSEDLDKDSAGKLELGCSFGPYLSFPTPSVSRSTSRSSTNWERLRQGTLWKDLRGMINRGLEDDEGWEYQV, encoded by the exons ATGGGGGAGACAGCACTGCACATAGCAGCCCTCTATGACAACCTGGAGGCCGCCATGATGCTGATGGAGGCTGCACCAGAGCTGGTCTTTGAGCCCATGACATCTGAGCTATATGAAG GTCAGACTGCACTGCACATTGCTATCATGAATCAAAATGTGAACCTGGTGCATGCCTTGCTTGCCCATGGGGCCAGTGTCTCTGCCAGAGCTACAGGATCTGCCTTCCACCTTAGCCCCCGCAACCTCATCTACTATG GGGAGCACCCTTTGTCCTTTGCAGCCTGTGTGGGCAGTGAGGAGATTGTGCGGCTGCTCATTGAGCATGGAGCTGACATCCGGGCCCAGGACTCCCTGG GAAACACAGTGCTTCACATCCTCATCCTGCAACCCAACAAAACCTTTGCCTGCCAGATGTACAACCTACTGCTGTCCTATGATGGTGGGGACCATCTGCAGTCCCTGGAGCTTGTGCCCAATCACCAGGGACTCACTCCCTTCAAGCTGGCAGGCGTGGAGGGCAACACTGTG ATGTTCCAACACCTGATGCAGAAGCGGAAGCACATCCAGTGGACGTATGGGCCACTGACCTCTACCCTCTATGATCTCACCGAGATTGACTCGTCGGGTGATGAACAATCCCTGTTGGAACTTATCATCACCACCAAGAAGCGGGAG GCTCGTCAGATCCTGGACCAGACACCGGTGAAGGAGCTGGTGAGCCTCAAGTGGAAGAGGTATGGGCGGCCCTACTTCTGCGTGCTGGGTGCCATCTACCTGCTGTACATCATCTGCTTTACTATGTGCTGTGTCTACCGTCCCCTCAAGTCCAGGACCACTAACCACACCAATCCCCGGGACAACACCCTCCTGCAGCAGAAGCTCCTTCAG GAGGCCTATGTGACTCCCAAGGATGACATCCGGCTGGTGGGGGAGCTGGTGACTATCATTGGGGCTATAATCATCCTGCTGGTAGAG ATTCCAGACATCTTCAGGTTGGGGGTCACTCGCTTTTTTGGACAGACGATCCTTGGGGGCCCATTCCATGTCATCAT TATCACCTATGCCTTCTTGGTGCTGGTGACCATGGTGATGCGGCTCACCAATGCAGAGGGGGAGGTGGTACCCATGTCCTTGGCCCTGGTGCTGGGCTGGTGCAATGTCATGTATTTTGCCCGAGGATTCCAGATGCTGGGCCCCTTCACCATCATGATCCAGAAG ATGATTTTTGGTGATCTGATGCGATTCTGCTGGCTGATGGCTGTGGTAATCCTGGGCTTTGCTTCAG CCTTTTATATCATCTTCCAGACAGAGGACCCTGATGAGCTGGGCCACTTCTACAACTACCCTATGGCTCTGTTCAGCACCTTTGAGCTGTTCCTCACCATCATCGATGGCCCTGCCAACTACGATGTGGATCTGCCCTTCATGTACTGCATCACCTATGCTGCTTTTGGCATCATTGCCACACTGCTCATGCTCAACCTCCTTATTGCCATGATGGGTGACACTCACTGGCGAGTGGCCCACGAACAGGATGAACTCTGGAGGGCCCAG GTAGTGGCCACCACAGTGATGCTGGAGCGGAAGCTGCCTCGCTGTCTGTGGCCTCGCTCTGGAATCTGTGGGCGCGAGTATGGACTGGGGGACCGCTGGTTCCTGCG GGTGGAAGACAGGCAGGATCTCAACCGGCAGCGGATCCGGCGCTATGCACAGGTCTTCCAGCAGCAGGAGATCCTCTGCTCTGAGGACTTGGACAAAGACTCGGCTGGAAAACTGGAGCTGGGCTGCTCTTTTGGGCCCTATTTGTCCTTTCCTACGCCCTCAGTGTCTCGAAGTACCTCCCGCAGCAGCACCAATTGGGAAAGGCTTCGGCAAGGAACCTTATGGAAAGACCTGCGGGGGATGATCAACAGGGGCCTGGAAGATGATGAGGGCTGGGAGTACCAGGTCTGA